In the genome of Xanthomonas hortorum pv. pelargonii, the window CAGGGCGTGACCTTCTCCTCGCCCACCGATGGCGCCCGCGTATTCCTGGGCCCCGAAGAAAGCATGCAGATCCAGAAGGTGCTCGATTCGGACATCGTGATGATCTTCGACGAGTGCACGCCGTACCCGGCCACCGAAGAGGTGGCACGGCGCTCGATGGAGTTGAGCCTGCGTTGGGCGCAACGCTCGCGCGAGGCGCATGACGTGCTGGGCAACGATGCAGCGCTGTTCGGCATCGTGCAGGGCGGGGTGCATCCGGACCTGCGCAGCCGTTCGCTGGATGGGCTGCAAGGTATCGGCTTCGACGGCTATGCCATCGGCGGGCTGGCGGTCGGCGAGCCGGAGCATGAGCGCAATGCGATGCTCGAACACCTGCATCCGCGCCTGCCGGCCGAGCGCCCGCGCTACCTGATGGGCGTGGGCCGCCCCGAGGATCTGGTCGAAGGCGTGGCGCGTGGTGTGGACATGTTCGACTGCGTGATGCCTACCCGCAACGCGCGCAACGGCCACTATTTCACCTCGTTCGGTACCGTGCGCATCCGCAACGCCAAGTACGAGCGCGACCTGGACACCATCGAGCCGGGCTGCGGGTGTCACGCCTGCAGCAGCGGCTACACGCGCTCCTACCTGCGCCATCTGGACCGCTGCAACGAGATGCTGGCGCCGATGCTGGGCACCCTGCACAACCTCTGGTACTACGAGAAATTGATGGCCGACCTGCGCGCGGCGATCGCCTCGGGAACCTTTGTGGAGTTCCGGCGGTCCTTCTATGCGGCACGCGGCGCCATCACGCCGCCGTTGCCGGGGGAAACCAGCTGAAACCGGCCGTCCGCGCCCTTGCGCGGACGGTTGGGAACCTGCATGGCATAATTCCCGGCTGTTCCGCTTCGGCGGTACCTGAATAGCGAGCGGGCCGGTTGGCGCGCTGGCACTAAACTAGGATGCATTGAATGAATCTGCTCGATTTCCTGATCCCCGTCGCCCAGGCGCAGGCCACCGGTGGCGCGCCGGCCGCCGGCCCGATGGGAAGCCTGTCCACCTTCGCGTTGCCGATCATCCTGATCGCGGTCATGTATTTTTTGATGATCCGCCCGCAGATGAAGCGCCAGAAGGAACACAAGTCGCTGCTGGAGAAGCTCTCGCGCGGCGATGAAGTGATCACCTCCGGCGGCGTTGCCGGCGTGATCAGCGACATCGGCGACAACTTCATCACCGTGGAAGTGGCCGACAACGTGCGCATCCGCGTGCAGAAGAGTGCCGTGGGCCATGTGCTGCCCAAGGGCACGCTGAAGTCCGCCAGCTAAGAGCGGCTCCAAAACTACTGCGCGCACCGTCAGGCGGGCGCAGTCGGTGCCGGGAACCGGTGGGTCGCAATACTCCCGTCCCGGCACCGCCCGCATCCACCTGACGATTGCTCGCGACCTTGTGTTGGCCGCTTGAAGTCGTTCTCACTGCTAGGCGCGTCGCCGGGATGGTGTCGCGCGGGACTGTCGCAATGCTCGAATTTCCTCGCTGGAAGTATTTCCTGATCCTGCTGGTGCTGGCGGTCAGCGCGCTGTACGCGTTGCCCAACATCTACCAGAAAGACCCGTCCGTGCAGATCACCGCCAGCCGCGGTGCCCAACTCGACGACGCATTGCGTAGCCGCATCGACGCCGACCTCAAGAGCGCCGGCATCACGCCCAAGGCCGTCACCAAGGAAGGCGAGAGCCTGATGGTGCGTCTGCCCAACCTGCAGGCTCAGACCCGCGCCAACGACGTGCTACGCCAGCAACTGGGCGAGAACTACACGGTGGCGCTGAACCTGGCCTCGACCGTGCCGGACTGGCTGGCCAAGCTTGGCGGCCGGCCGATGGTGCTGGGCCTGGATCTGGTCGGTGGCGTGCATTTCGCCATGCAGGTGGATCAGAAGGCCGCGCTGGAAAAGCGCCTGGACGGCTTTGCCGAAGACATCCGCACCACCTTGCGCGATGGCCGCATCGCCTATCGCTCGGTCGAGCGTCGCGGCGACAACAGCATCCAGGTCAGCCTGAGCGAGGGCGCCAGCGCCGATGCCGCGCGTACCGCGCTGGCCAAGGCGCAGCCAACGCTGACCTATGACGTCAGTGGCCAGAACATCGCAGTGAAGGTCCCCGAGGCCGAACTCAAGCAGATCGCCAGCGGCGCGATCGAACAGAACCTCACCACCTTGCGCAATCGTGTCAACGCGCTGGGCGTGTCCGAACCGACCATCCAGCGCCAGGGCGAAGACCGCATCGTGGTCGAATTGCCGGGCCTGCAGGACACCGCCGAGGCCAAGCGCCTGATCGGTGCCACGGCCTCGCTGGAGTTCCGCGCGGTGGTCGAAGGCAATGCCGAAGACGCAGTGCGCAGCGGCACCATTCCGCCGGAAGCCAAGGTCTACCGGCTGCGCGACAGCAATGCGCCGGTGTTGCTCAACAAGCGCGCGCTGGTGACTGGTGATCAGATGGTCAGTGCCAGCGTCAGCAACGACCAGAACGGCATGCCGGCGGTGGCGGTGACGCTCAACAACGTCGCCGGCCAGCGCATGCTCGACTACACCAGCGCCAATGTCGGCAAGCTGATGTCGGTGGTCTACATCGAGCGCATTCCCACCGTGACCATGGTCGACGGCAAGGAAGTGCGCAGCGTGCGGGTCAAGGAAGAAGCGCTGTCGCCGACCCGCATCGCCGGCGTGTTCGGCAAGAATTTCCAGACCACCGGTCTGGAAAAGACCGAAGCCGAGAACCTGGCCAAACTGCTGAAATCCGGCTCACTGGCCGCGCCGATGGATTTCGTCGAGGAATACGTGATCGGCCCGAGCCTTGGTGCGGAGAACGTGGAGCGCGGCGTCACTGCGGTGGTGTTCTCGTTCGTGTTCACCCTGGTGTTCTTCACCATTTACTACCGCATGTTCGGCGCGATCACCTCGGCGGCGCTGCTGTTCAACCTGCTGATCGTGATCGCGGTGATGTCGCTGTTCGGCGCCACCATGACGTTGCCGGGCTTTGCCGGTCTGGCGTTGTCGGTCGGCCTGTCGGTGGACGCCAACGTGCTGATCAACGAGCGTATCCGCGAGGAATTACGTCTCGGCGTGCCGCCCAAGTCGGCGATCGTTGCCGGTTACGAGAAGGCCGGTGGCACCATCCTCGACGCCAACCTGACCGGGTTGATCGTCGGCGTGGCGCTGTACGCGTTCGGCACCGGCCCGCTGAAGGGTTTCGCGCTGACCATGATCATCGGTATTTTCGCCTCGATGTTCACTGCGATCACCGTATCGCGCGCGCTGGCGGTGCTGATCTATGGCAGCCGCAAGAAGCTGAAGTCTGTCGCTATTTAATGCGAGTCCCTCGCAAGAGCCCGCAGGTAAAATGCGAGTCCCTCGCAAGAGCCCGCACATCCATGTGCGGACTTTCCAGGAAAATCTTTGAATGAAAATTTTTCCGCTTCATCTGATCCCGAACGACACCAAGATCGATTTCATGCGCCTGCGCAAGCCGGTGCTGATCTTGATGCTGGTGCTCGCCATTGCTTCGGTCGGCATCATCATCGGCAAGGGCTTCAACTACGCACTGGAATTCACTGGCGGCACCTTGGTGCAGACCTCGTTCCAGAAGACGGTGGACGTGGACCAGGTGCGCGAGCAGCTGGCCAAGGCCGGCTTCGAAAATGCCCAGGTGCAGAACGCACGCGGCGGCAACGAGGTGATGATTCGCCTGCAGGCGCGCGAGCAGCACAACAACCGCGACGATGCCGCCACCACCGTCGCCGAAGAAGTGCGCAAGGCCGTCAGCACCGCGCAGAACCCCGCCACCGTGCAGCCGGGCGAATTCGTCGGCCCGCAGGTCGGCAAGGATCTGGCCTTGAACGGCGTGTACGCCACGGTGTTCATGCTGGTGGGCTTTCTGATCTACATCGCGTTCCGCTTCGAGTGGAAGTTCGCGGTGGTCGCCAGCCTGACTGCGTTGTTCGACCTGCTGGTGACGGTGGCCTTCGTGTCGCTGACCGGCCGCGAGTTCGATCTGACGGTGCTGGCCGGCCTGTTGTCGGTGATGGGCTTTGCGATCAACGACATCATCGTGGTGTTCGACCGCGTGCGCGAAAACTTCCGTGCGCTGCGCGTGGAGCCGCTGGAAGTGCTGAACCGCTCGATCAACCAGACGCTGTCGCGCACGGTGATCACCGCGGTGATGTTCTTCCTGTCGGCGCTGGCCCTGTACATCTACGGGGGCGAGTCGATGGAAGGCCTGGCCGAGACGCACATGATCGGCGCGGTGATCGTGGTGATCTCCTCGATCATCGTCGCAGTGCCGATGCTGAGCATCGGGCCGTTCGCGGTGACCAAGCAGGATCTGCTGCCAAAGGCCAAGGATGTGGAGGCGCTGGCGCGTCGTCCTTGATCGGTTGGCAAAAGGTGTGACGAAAAAACCGCGCATTGCGCGGTTTTTTCGTTTCTGGCGTTGGACGTCGTGACTGCATGGTTGTGCACTGTGACGCCACTACTCAAGATCTTGAATACTAGGGATTTCGTCGGACACGTGATGCCGATCGATACGCAGTACGTTGCGGTAGAGAGCCGCTGGCCAGGATGAAGCGCCGTGCCCAACTGAGACACGCCTGCTTGGTGCGCAGGCTGTAGTGCCGAACGCGCAAGCGGTCGCGCACTCGATCAAGCAGCCGCGTCGGCGGACTTGCTGTTACGCCATTGTTTTTGGGGGTGTATTTCATACGCCTGCGTCCTTGCTGGATGAGGCTGGAAGCCCCGCAATGGTAGAGTCCGCTCGCCATCGTGTAATCCCGTGATCGCGGCTAGGATTTCCCCATTTACAAAGCGCCAGCGATCGAAGATATTCCTGTCGACTCCCCGTAATTCAATGCCAGCCAAAATTAGAGGTCTGCGGTTGATGTTGATCACGGAACTCGGCGGGCGTTAGCCCGCCCAGGCTGTCGTGCGGGATCTGCTGGTTGTAGTCGGCCAGCCAGTGTTCGGTCTGTTCGCGAACCTCGCTCAGCGTGCGGAAGAGATGCATGTCCAGCACGCCGCGCCGGTAGCTGCCGTTGAAGCGTTCGATAAAACCGTTTTGCATTGGACGCCCCGGCTCGATGAAGTCCAAGGCGATGCCTTTGCGCTCGGCCCACTCGGCCAAGGCCAATGCGACAAACTCCGGGCCATTGTCCAAGCGAAGTTTGGCGGGGTAGCCGCGCCAGGCTGCGATGCGTTCCAAGGTGCGGATGACGCGGGCGGCCGGGAGATTCAAGTCCACTTCGATCGCCAAGGCTTCCCGACTGAAATCGTCGATGACATTGAACGTGCGGAAGCGTCGACCATCCCACAACGCATCGGACATGAAGTCGATCGACCATCCAGCATTGGGTCGCTCTCCGCATGCCAGCGGTTGTGGATGACGCGTCGGGACCCGGCGCCTGCTGCGACGACGTTGATTGAGTTTCATCAGGCAATACACGCGCCACACCCTTTTGTGATTCCACACATGTCCGCGACGGCGGATGATCTGAAAGAGCTTTCCAAAACCACGCTCGGGAAAACGCTCGGCCAATTCGGACAACAGCGCAATGACCTCCTCGTCGCGATCGGGACGACGCCGATAGCGCACTGTCGAGCGAGCCACGCCAACGACCGCACAGGCCCGGCGCTCGCTCCAGCCATGCTGCTCGACGAGCCAGGCAAGAAGCGGGCGTTTGTGCGCCGGGTCTACAGCTTTTTGCGATGACATCCTTCAATGCATGGTTTTCCATGGCGAGCTCGGCGTACATGCGTTTGAGCTTGCTGTGCTCGGTCTCCAGGTCGCGAAGGCGCTGCACATCGGCTGCCTCCATGCCACCGTACTTGGACTTCCAGACGTAGTACGTCGCATCGGAAATGCCCAGCTCACGGCACACATCCTTGACCTGGCGGCCGCCCTCAACCTGCTTCAGCGTGGCGACAATCTGGCTTTCGGTGAACTTGCTCTTGCGCATCGTTGGTCTCCTTGGTGGCTAGTGTGCCCGGAGACCTCTAGTTATGGATGGATCAATTTTACGGGGAGTCGACAACACCACCGCCACATGCCGTCCCGTTCAAGGGTGGTTTTGTCTATCGTCATATCGAGCAGCTTCCTCAGCAAGCGATCGTCCAAAAGCTTGCTCGCCTGCCATCTGGCCTTCGTGCGGCGGCCTCGCTTCTTGAGTCTGGATTCTTTCAAGAACAAGCCGCTCTACAACGATTGATCGATGAGATCGGAGAAGACGTCATTTTCCTGTCCATTCCGCTCATTTATGGCGGGGAGCAACCGGTCCATACTGAGTACCTGCAAGCTTTCTTTGCAGAAGAGTTTGATCCTGCGACAGGCTTACCTACTACTCAAGATCGTCCGATGGTCAGGCGCAAAAAGATTCGCGCCTACATTGCGCAGTCCCCAATAGCAACTCCTGATCCAAGTGGTCACATTGGCGCGTCAAGAACGCTCAGCAAGGCATACTCCGGCTATGTTCACGCCGCGTCACCTCAGATAATGGACATGTACGGTGGTGATCCGCCGCGATTCCACACCTCCGGAATGCTAGGTACGCCACGCGAGCCAGAACATCGTCAAGATATTGCAAACTACTTCTATCGTAGCGCTACTTCGTATGCTGTGGCTGCGCGTGCTTTTGGCAACCAACCTGTTTTCAATCGCCTCTTCGCTCTTTGCGTCAAATATGAAGCGACCATGGGGATCAGGTAGTGAGCCCTAACAATTCATTCAACCCGAAGCCGCTTCGCGGCTCGGCTTAATTCTGGTGTTAGGCGCCATGGACACAGATCGGGCATCCGCAGCAAAGAGCTATCAAGAGATCGCCAACCTGACGCTTGGCGGCTATCAGCTCATTGAGGCACTGCTAAAGACCTACTTGCGGAACTACTTCAGCATTGCCAAGCATCGCTTAGGTATCGACCTGCACTTCGGTTTCACAGGCAGCGACTACGACAACGCAGCGCTTGGTACGCTCCTGAAAGTCTTCGCTAAGACATGCTCAGACTCACAGCTTGTCAAAGACCTTCAGGCCGAGATTCCTCACCGAGACCACGTGGCCCATCAGGCGTCACTCGTGATGTTCAGGCGGCAGCCGTGCAGTTCTGAAGAACTTCAAGCACTTTCGGAAGAGCTTTCGATCCGCAGTGGTTCTATCTCTAGTCTTCTGACTCGCGTAAACAATGTGCACGATCTGCTCTTGGCGCCCTACCGCGGAAAACTTGGGCTTGGCGCCTAACAATTCATTCAAGCCGAACCCGCTTCGCGGGTCGGCTTAATTCAGGCGTTAGGCCCGTAAAAGCAGAATGCCGCAGACGGAAACTGATCCGTCTGCGGCATTGTTAGTATCACTCTTCGGCAATGATTGTGATGCCACGTTCAGTCACTTGCACTTGTGCTTTGTGGCCTACGGAAAATCCTGCCGCTTGCAACCAATCTCCGCTCAAACGCAAGAACGGTACCTGTCTCGGCAGGGTCCGGCGCTCTACATCTTTATGCTTGCTTTCGTAGACCTGATAGCCAACGGTTAAAAAACGCAGTTCCGGCTGCGCAGTCTTTCTCTTTACGGCCATAGTGGTGCTCCTAGCGGATTGTTGAGTTACGCCCCTGTTGAGAGGGCGACCGAGTACTTCAACACCGCCGCTAGACGGCCCCCAGCTTTCCCCGGCAAGCCGGGTCTTGTATGACTGGACGCTACTCGGCCATAGAAACTATGGGCGCAAAAGAAACCGCGTTTCAGTCGCGGGCACTGCTAGCGGAAGGTATGTTGAGTACCTTAAGTCAATTTAGCGCTCTACTGGCTTGCGGTCAACTGGTGGGCATGGGCCTAACAATTCGTTCAAGCCGACCCCACATCGTGGCAGCGCCAGCGTGCTTTACGCTACGCTAGCACGTACTCGCTGCCCCGCTGCGGGTCGGCTTAATTCAGGCGTTAGGCGGTGGTGGAGCAAAACACCTTGGCGTTCTACCTCGTCAGCTGCTTCAGCACGCACGGGGGGACGTCGGTTTCAAGATCATCATGAGATCGAGCAGCAGACGCTGAAGAACAAGTCGCACTTATCAACCCAGGCCTTCTGCCAAACTCCAGATTGGCTGACAGGAGTAGTTGAATGCCCATGCAGCCGATGATGGCGCTAGACTTCGGTCACAGCAATCCAAGGGTGTGAGCCTGTGGACGGGATGCAACACATGGAAACCAACATGACCAATCAGCCCAAAAAGGGCGAGTTTTTCGAGCTGCTGCCGGACGGCCGGCGTGGAGGAAAGGGCCACGGGGTGATCTTCGAAAATGAGCAGGCTCTTTTGACGCCGCCCCGGCTTATTTTGCAGCCGGACGAAGGAGGATTTCCTCCGTTGAGAGAGACGCCACTATTGATCTACAACCCCATGGAAGGGGCGTTACCTCAGGATCTAGAGGGAGGCTTCAGTGGCTACTGGCTGGTCTCCGAGCGGCTCCGCAAGGTGATGGAATCTGTGGATGCGGAGGCCTTCACCTTTGCTGATACTGACTATCGCTTGGCCGATGGTTCCAAAGGTCCGACCGTCTTCCTCTGCGATGTGGTTCGCACGTTAGATGCTTTGGATGAGGAAGCCTCGGAACTCGATATAAAAATCAGCGACGATTACGAGGCTGGAAAGTATTACAGCCTTGCGGGTGGTAGTCGCTTGGCTTTCAAGAGTGACGTGCTCGGAAATGCGCATGTATTTAAACTTCCGTTCAACGATGGCGTCTTTTGTGATTGGGTATTCAAGGAGGCGGCTGAGGCCGCCGGTATTGGCGCTAATGGAAATTCTGACGGGCTATGGCTCTACGACACGGTGAACTGCTGAGCGGAAACACTCACAAGGAAGCGATGATCTGCCATTTCTAACCAACGGATGCTTGGCGCAATCTGTAACTTGGCCAAGCCGACAGGAAGGTCACCGAGCGCCTGAAGTGAGCCGAAGTCTTTTGGGCATTAAGAGTGCTGGGCTAACTGATCATCGGTGGCCTGCAGAACGTCGGTCTTGCGGCTAGGTGGGCAGCCGCCGATGCTCCACTATCTAGGCGGGCAAGTTGAGGAGTTAAGCTGTTCACGTAAGTTGAGATCAAAGCACCAAAGATGAGGTGGAACGTATGCAATCAACAAGACCTAATCAGCCGACGCCGGGTGCCTTCTATATGTTCGTGTCGGACATGGAGAGCAACGGGCCGCGCTGCGGAGTGAGGTTCAACAATCTCCGCCAGCTGCTTTCGCCGCCGTGTGTGATCCTGCGTCCGCAAGAAGGCGGTTTCCCCTCGATGCTCGAGCAACCGCAGATGACTTATGACCCCATTGCAGGTCCGGAGCCTCGTGATCTGGAGCCAGGGTTCGGCGGTTATTGGTTGGTGTCTGAGCAACTCCATGACGTCATGTGCTTGGTTGATCCAAATGCCTTCGCATTCGCTGAGGTGGATTACCGTTTGGCCGATGGTATTAAGGGGCCGCGTCGCTTCTTATGCGACGTTGTTAGAGAGCTGGATGCCTTGGATGAAGGATTGTCGAGGCTTAAGATCAAGGTCAATGACGATTATGTGCGTGGGAAGTTCTATTCGTTGGGGGGCGGAGCCAGCCTTGCCTTCCGAAATGAAGTCTTGGGACAGTCGCATGTGTTCCGGTTGCCGTTCAACCCGTCTGTTTTTTGTGACCAGGTGTTTAAGGACGCGGTTCACGAAGCTGGAATACCTGACGTGGCAGAACTTAGCGGCATCTCTTTCATCGACGCATCGGATATCTGATCCAATCAGCTGACAAAGACGGACCCTAGATCATGGCAGGCAAGCCCCTCTTTCAGCAGCACCACGGCGTCGATCAGAAGTCATTTGAGATTGATCCTTTATTACAGGTGCTTGTCGACAACGGTCGGTTAAATAAGGATGCGGCCACTAATCTGATTAATTTGCCAAACGACAAGGCTCTTGCCCGTGCCATTGGGGTTACGCCACATACAGGACGCCATATCAAGGAATATTCCCTTGGTATGAAAGATGCCCTCGAAGACTTGGCGTCCACGAAAGACGGGCAGGCGATATTGCTCCAAAAGCCTGATCCTGATGCCTTAGATCGAGTTGCGCTTAAGGTTCAGCGATTGAGCGACACCGTGCAGGTTGCGCTGATCAATGGCGACTTGCGCACCAACAAAGCGCTGGGGCAAAAGATAGACCAAACTCGAGCTGTCACCCGGGCATTCTTCGGCGGCCCGGACGGCTACGCCGCCCAGAACGCGACGCAGTTGGATGCACACGCCCAGGCCAGTGCCAATGCACGCCAATGGGGCGGAGTGACACACAACGAAAGCCGTATCGTGTCCACGTTGCAGCACTTTCACAGCTCTGGACAGCCGCTGCTGGCTGGCGGCGACCTCGATCTTCAGCGCCATGGGCTATCCCAGGCCATCGCCGACGCTTACCACAATGGTCGCTTGACCATGTCACCCGGTGGCGTGGCTGTAGTGGAGAACACCTTGGGCGAGGAAGCCGCCAGACCTTTGCGAGTTCCTCGCGGTCAAAGCGGTGCCGCGTCCATGGAAGTGTTGCTCGGCAATGCCTCGGCCAGCACCCTGGTGCGTTCGGGTGGCTTGCTGGCGACGGGGGCAGACGCAGTTATTACTGCTCGCCGTTCGGCCGAGCTGCTGGAACAAGGCAACGCCACCGCCGCGCAATCCGAGGTCACCCATGCTTTGGCCCGCAACGCGGGCGGCTGGGCCGGTGGTGCGTCCACTGCGGTGGCGCTGGGCGGTAGCGGCTTCGTGCCTGCGGCCTTGGTTGTGGGCGACGCGCTGTTGATGAGCAAGGCGTTCGACAAAGGCGCCGACTTGCTGGACAACCGCGCCATCTACCACCAGACCGACAAGGCCGGGGTGGAGTGGCAGTTCAATGGGCGGGATTGGGAGCGCCAAGCCGCGTTCGACCTATCCAGTGGACATCCCACCCAGGAAGCGGTGGGTGCCAGCTACGCCAAATCCCAGGAACTGGGGGCCATGGCCAACGCCAAAGCCGCCGAGTTCGCGCTGGGCAAAGCGCCCCCGCCGCAGGACCCGTTCAACTTGCCTGCCCAGCCGGGTGACCGGATTGGGTTGGACAATCAAAATTGGCATCGCAATCCAGCCACAGAGACGTGGGAGCGCCAGGTTAAGACCGGCGTGGCGGGTGCGGATGATCGCGGCGTCTACCAGCCACAAATCGCAAGCGCGGAGCAGACACAACGCTTGAATCAGGAGGCTCTGGCCCGGATCGAGACCAACATAGGCACCGGCCGTGAGGCCATTGCGCAGGCCTACCTCGAAAGCCATGCCGCCCAGCGCGGGCAAGACTATGGGGTGGGCGTTCCTGCCGCCGTGGAAAGTGCTCTTGCCAAGCCGGATCGGGTGCAAGGCCACGATGGTCAGACCTACCAGCGCAACGAGTCAGGACAATGGGCCGGCAAGGATGGCGTCGCCAGCGGCAACCTGGCGGCGGAGCTGGAGCTCACCAACCAGATGCGCCAGTCTTCGCTGGAGCGCGCTCAGGAGACCCTGGCGGCGATTGAAGCGCGTCCGGCACCCACGGCCGCAGAGATGGAGCACAACGAGCTGCTGCACCGTTACCGGGCCGCAGGCGTTGATTTGAACGTCAACCCGCAGACCCAGCAGGCCGTGGAGCTGGCCGCGCAGCGGA includes:
- the tgt gene encoding tRNA guanosine(34) transglycosylase Tgt, producing MSRLQFQLQATDGHARRGRLTFPRGTVETPAFMPVGTYGSVKGILPEQIRALGAEIILGNTFHLYLRPGLDVIGDHGGLHGFARWDGPILTDSGGFQVFSLAHRRKITEQGVTFSSPTDGARVFLGPEESMQIQKVLDSDIVMIFDECTPYPATEEVARRSMELSLRWAQRSREAHDVLGNDAALFGIVQGGVHPDLRSRSLDGLQGIGFDGYAIGGLAVGEPEHERNAMLEHLHPRLPAERPRYLMGVGRPEDLVEGVARGVDMFDCVMPTRNARNGHYFTSFGTVRIRNAKYERDLDTIEPGCGCHACSSGYTRSYLRHLDRCNEMLAPMLGTLHNLWYYEKLMADLRAAIASGTFVEFRRSFYAARGAITPPLPGETS
- the yajC gene encoding preprotein translocase subunit YajC, which encodes MNLLDFLIPVAQAQATGGAPAAGPMGSLSTFALPIILIAVMYFLMIRPQMKRQKEHKSLLEKLSRGDEVITSGGVAGVISDIGDNFITVEVADNVRIRVQKSAVGHVLPKGTLKSAS
- the secD gene encoding protein translocase subunit SecD is translated as MLEFPRWKYFLILLVLAVSALYALPNIYQKDPSVQITASRGAQLDDALRSRIDADLKSAGITPKAVTKEGESLMVRLPNLQAQTRANDVLRQQLGENYTVALNLASTVPDWLAKLGGRPMVLGLDLVGGVHFAMQVDQKAALEKRLDGFAEDIRTTLRDGRIAYRSVERRGDNSIQVSLSEGASADAARTALAKAQPTLTYDVSGQNIAVKVPEAELKQIASGAIEQNLTTLRNRVNALGVSEPTIQRQGEDRIVVELPGLQDTAEAKRLIGATASLEFRAVVEGNAEDAVRSGTIPPEAKVYRLRDSNAPVLLNKRALVTGDQMVSASVSNDQNGMPAVAVTLNNVAGQRMLDYTSANVGKLMSVVYIERIPTVTMVDGKEVRSVRVKEEALSPTRIAGVFGKNFQTTGLEKTEAENLAKLLKSGSLAAPMDFVEEYVIGPSLGAENVERGVTAVVFSFVFTLVFFTIYYRMFGAITSAALLFNLLIVIAVMSLFGATMTLPGFAGLALSVGLSVDANVLINERIREELRLGVPPKSAIVAGYEKAGGTILDANLTGLIVGVALYAFGTGPLKGFALTMIIGIFASMFTAITVSRALAVLIYGSRKKLKSVAI
- the secF gene encoding protein translocase subunit SecF, whose amino-acid sequence is MKIFPLHLIPNDTKIDFMRLRKPVLILMLVLAIASVGIIIGKGFNYALEFTGGTLVQTSFQKTVDVDQVREQLAKAGFENAQVQNARGGNEVMIRLQAREQHNNRDDAATTVAEEVRKAVSTAQNPATVQPGEFVGPQVGKDLALNGVYATVFMLVGFLIYIAFRFEWKFAVVASLTALFDLLVTVAFVSLTGREFDLTVLAGLLSVMGFAINDIIVVFDRVRENFRALRVEPLEVLNRSINQTLSRTVITAVMFFLSALALYIYGGESMEGLAETHMIGAVIVVISSIIVAVPMLSIGPFAVTKQDLLPKAKDVEALARRP
- a CDS encoding IS3 family transposase (programmed frameshift) yields the protein MRKSKFTESQIVATLKQVEGGRQVKDVCRELGISDATYYVWKSKYGGMEAADVQRLRDLETEHSKLKRMYAELAMENHALKDVIAKKAVDPAHKRPLLAWLVEQHGWSERRACAVVGVARSTVRYRRRPDRDEEVIALLSELAERFPERGFGKLFQIIRRRGHVWNHKRVWRVYCLMKLNQRRRSRRRVPTRHPQPLACGERPNAGWSIDFMSDALWDGRRFRTFNVIDDFSREALAIEVDLNLPAARVIRTLERIAAWRGYPAKLRLDNGPEFVALALAEWAERKGIALDFIEPGRPMQNGFIERFNGSYRRGVLDMHLFRTLSEVREQTEHWLADYNQQIPHDSLGGLTPAEFRDQHQPQTSNFGWH
- a CDS encoding SymE family type I addiction module toxin is translated as MAVKRKTAQPELRFLTVGYQVYESKHKDVERRTLPRQVPFLRLSGDWLQAAGFSVGHKAQVQVTERGITIIAEE
- a CDS encoding DUF1629 domain-containing protein, whose product is METNMTNQPKKGEFFELLPDGRRGGKGHGVIFENEQALLTPPRLILQPDEGGFPPLRETPLLIYNPMEGALPQDLEGGFSGYWLVSERLRKVMESVDAEAFTFADTDYRLADGSKGPTVFLCDVVRTLDALDEEASELDIKISDDYEAGKYYSLAGGSRLAFKSDVLGNAHVFKLPFNDGVFCDWVFKEAAEAAGIGANGNSDGLWLYDTVNC
- a CDS encoding DUF1629 domain-containing protein, whose amino-acid sequence is MFVSDMESNGPRCGVRFNNLRQLLSPPCVILRPQEGGFPSMLEQPQMTYDPIAGPEPRDLEPGFGGYWLVSEQLHDVMCLVDPNAFAFAEVDYRLADGIKGPRRFLCDVVRELDALDEGLSRLKIKVNDDYVRGKFYSLGGGASLAFRNEVLGQSHVFRLPFNPSVFCDQVFKDAVHEAGIPDVAELSGISFIDASDI